ttttgcttttttaaatttttaatcatttttaacaaGTGTGCAATTTTTTTGACAGAAATGACTTAGTTTTACAGATTTGCAATTTACATATTACTTAAACGAGTAAAATGTTTACCATTGAGTCTTTACAGACATTTCGTTATATTTTAGTGACAGCTGGTGGTGATATAAAAACATGCACTCCAATATTTATCCTGAAATAagattaatattataatatattataatatataaattttctttaatttagaccattaaaccatgtttttttttcacgtATCAATTTTTCATACATGCCGCTTTGCCTCTCGCagcaaataaacataaaacctgtcgttcttcttttatttgtttagtaaaCAGCAGTGTGCATTGTAAGGGGATGTGGGACGATTTGCACTGCTGGCCACCTGCCTCTCTGGAGGAAACCATCTCTCAACCATGCCCAGATTTCTTTAATTCAGAAGGTGAGATGCAAGCATGATGACgcacatttaaaaactataACCCATTATTTGCACCACATCACACTGGTTAATTATTTCCCTGAAAAACTCATTTGTCTTCTGAGGGGAGTGAGACTTCTTCCTCTTAGAATCTCTATCCAAACAGCTATGTGAAGCTTGTGTATACAAACGACTGGGTAACATGTAGGAGTTCCGCGTGTTAAAAGATAAGGATAATAAATTATCTAAACAGGAAGTGCGTTAAAATGATATATTAATGTCTGTCGCTTTTAACCTATCAAAATTTATTATAATGAACTTAACTTAGGTTCATTATTCTAAATAAAGAAGTTGTGTGCACCATTGACATTTTGTCAGTCATTGCTTTCATGCAAATATTTCTGCAGAGCCCCTTTTTTACAGTCAAGGGAAGAGAGGAAGCAGTGATTTAATTGGTATTTTGCAGGTAAAGTGCATCGCAACTGCACCACCGATGGATGGACAGACCTTCTCATTCCATATGAGGATGCGTGTGGCTACACTTTCAATGAGTCGCTCCACTTTCTGGGAGAGGTAGGCAGTTTTTAGAGATTAATTTAGACATTAAATTATACGCAGATGGAACCCATTTATTCATTAGGTAACTACAAGGCAATCGGCTACAGACTTACTTagatgtgtatttatttaaaaaaaaaaaggttggtcTATCAAATGAAATGGTAAGAATAATTTTGGAAGGCACAGTCAGTGTAGCTCCTAGTCTTTTGTGATACTCTAGTCCTTGTAATGGCTGCAGCTGCCATCTTTGAGACTGACAAGGGTTTTCCAGAAAGTAGAAAAAGAAACACAGTAACAGCTACAAACCTGCTGGTAGGCATATCAGCTGGTAAAGGTTAGCCAGTtttgcaaaatataaaatatctacAGAATCCTCCATACATATTTCCCCCCTGGaagaaactttaaaataaaatgtttttttaatagcaTTCACATAGTTTCACATTAAAAATGTGCTTTGCAGTGAGCGATGGATATGTTTTTAACCTCTCTTATCATCCTCTTCACTGTCCATGGTGGTAAGTCAAACCTGGGTCCTCATTTGTCACAGATctggttgttttaaacttttaaaatatgcCCTGACTGTAAATCCAGTGCAGTGAATAAGTATTCTCCCCATTgcagatttcttatgtttttgcttgttacaattacatttttcagatcatcATATTATTTTCAGTATCACAGATAAtctgagaaaacagaaaacgcagtttttaaatgatgattttatttattaaggaagAATAGCTctaaaccaaaaaccaaaaaacatttgtaataaCTAggattattaatttttttaatatcatAATGAATTACCAACAAATGAAACTAATGTTTTTTCTCAGCCCCCAGATTCCCATCTGTATTTCTCCTATGTGAAGACCATGTACACCATTGGATACACACTCTCTCTTATCACTCTTACCATCGCTATCACCATCTTCTGCCTGTTTAGGTGAgaaatatttccattttttttgtcGTTCCTTTAACCACAGACCACTCTGTAAAACCCTACAATGCCTCACCTTTGCCCTGTTAGCATGTCATTGAGTGAAGCACAGCTGAACCTGCCTCTAAAGCAGAATTAATATATTCTTCAGGAAGCTGCACTGTACCAGGAATCACATTCACATCCAGTTGTTTATCTCCTTCATCCTGAAAGCCATGTTCATCTTTATCAGGGACAGTCTCCTTTTTACCAATGAAGAGTTCTACCACTGCGACAGCTACCCAGTAAGGATGAAAACCATTCATTCCAAATAAGAAACATCAAGTTAAAAATATATGAAGAATTTCTTGCCACTGAAATGAGACTTTCTCTCCTGTAACAATGTCTGCAGGTGGCTTGTAAGATTGTCTTGATGTTCTCCAACTACTCCATCCTTGCCAACTACAGCTGGCTGTTGGTGGAGGGTCACTTCCTGTTCACCCTGGTGAGCCGATCCTTCTTCTCCGTGAAGAAACACATCGCCTGGTACATCCTCCTCAGCTGGGGTACTGCGTATATTGCATCTCACAGTTTTGGTGTTGCTTCACCTGTAAACTCATGCTTACAGATCAATACTGTCTCTGAATATTACGTTTCTAAATATCTTACAGGTGtaccatttattattattgtctgCTGGGGATGTGCTAAGTTTTTTTATGAAGATGAAGGGTAAGGAGCTAAAAATATTAATCAATCGTTCACTCTAACTTGtgaaatgacagaaattatttctTATTTCCCGGCCACAGATGTTGGGAAACCAGGAGACATGAATGGATTTGGTGGATACTACGAGTGCCAGTTCTTCTCACCAtatgtgtaaaacatttgtcCCTTTTTGCAAAACATTATTCGAAGATATATTTTGCATATTTCCGGAAACAAAATTGCATATTTTGATGTAAATTGCTTCACACTAATAGCTACGTTAATTAAAATGCTAACACCAATGGCtagttagcttagcttagcataAGGACAGTAATGTTAGCTAATGCTAATGTATATATAAAGCAAACATATATTTAGTATACAAGCCTCAACTGTATGATTCTTCTCACCTATCCTAAAAGACGGATGTCAAACCAATCAGAGCATTTATATTTgaacttttcaaataaaataaatgttttttattgttctacTTATTTTAGGTGAATCTCTCCTTTTTCTTGGGTATTTTGAGAATACTGATCAGCAAACTCAGAATGCCAGATGCACACCGGAGTGAATTTAGTCAGTATATGTGAGTCGTTTTCACATTATTTAGTATTATTGCattgcaattttattttatatgacaGAAAAGATTTTGAGGCATTGGTGTATTGCTCCTTACTTTTACCTCAGTAACTGGAAGGTGGATCAAAACCAACCTATTTTTGTTCTGGCTGCAAGTTTGAAAACCAGCAGTTAAATAATTATTGCTGTTAGGGACTGTGGTAACTGATGCCAATAACACAAGCCAATATCTGTATATTTCTTTGCTTTGTATGTATTGTAACACGGTAATAACACATTaactaaaacattaatttacaaGAACCTCTTTCAGAAACAAGGGTCTTTCTGTTTATTGACTGAAAAAACTAGGGCTATAACAGATTCTGCCAAAGAGATGGGCTCCAGACgtagtgaaaatataatttaaacagATCCTAAATTGTTCGCACATGTCTATGTTTAGCCAAACGTGGCAGTGGAAAAAGAGAAACCAACTATTAATATAGCTTTCTTTATAAATACTCTGTCATGGTTACAAGATTTCTTGGAGTGATTTCACTTCTGGTATAGCATGTAACCGATGTCAACCAGAGTTGAATGTTTCATGACTTTCAAACCCTGGTTGCTATCTCAGCCAAAGCTCTAGCTTGTCTCTCCACTGCAATAGATGTGGTTAATAATGAAGTGTTTGTTGGCAAGCTCCTTTAAAATCCCCTACAGTTGCACATTTTGACAAATATCAGAAATCTATATATTAGCCTATATTTTTACAATCAAACtctaaaatattcattttatactttttagcATGCGGTGTGAAAGGACTGCTGCACATCATTTGTATATGGAAGTCAAGATTTTCAAGTTCCACAAAAAAGGCCTGGTCTTATGATCAAACATGGCTACCTTTAAACATAAACAACGGTGATAGCTGCAGAAAAAGGCTGACCACAAAGCCAAACAGAAATCTGGCAGGTTTTCTGACTCACAGCCAGAATGTGGTTAACTCGGGTGGGACACCATTCCTAGATCTGAGTTCCACCTTCCAAGGTAAAGGGAGAGCAGAGTTTTAAATTGTTCAAAAGAGAAAGAAGCATAGATTGTTCCTGATTGCTTAATTTGTTTTGTGCAttgtgagataaaaaaaaattaactttaatTTTCCAAACACAATATGAGATGGAAAACTACCAACAGGTATAGATAACTTTAGCCTGGAGAAATctattaatgaaaaaaaaatatttttttcttcaacaggaagCTGATTAAATCCACATTTTTCCTGGTGGCTCTGTTTGGTCTGCACTgcattctgtttgttttcttaccTGTCGAAGTCAGCAGCTCTGTATTTAAGATCTGGATGTTTGCAGAGCTGGCGCTGTCATCCACACAGGTAAACTTTGGTAGCCTCACCCAGGCCTCATTTCTGACAGATCTgcaaaatcaagaaatcacctaaacagaacctgttaacatgaagtaggctaaaaaaagttgaaaaagcaGCATATCATGCCTCATTCTAAAGAAATGTAGGAGCAAATGAGAAATAAAGTCGCATCTAGCAGCTATCTCTAAGGTTTTGGGATTTGTTGCTGCCATGGGTTGAACTTTTCCATACTGGGCCATGTTCTGAATAGCTGTTTTCCActgataaattaaataatttgaaagctgctttttgtatttactgaggttatctttgtctaatattaacatttttatgctgatctgaaacattttaccGTGACACAAAGGGGGAAAAGCAAATCTGTTTGGAGGAAAatggtttttcacagcactgttaaATTGCGTCGTCTTAGAAGACGTCGATCCATCTAAACTCTAATCCTTCTCATCCCACATCTGCCAGGGTTTTGTGGTTGCTGTTCTCTACTGCTTCATGAATGGAGAGGTGAGATCTGAACTGTCAGATAAAATCCTAAAATGTGAATCTTGTGAAGTTTGGACCTAACTGGGCAACTTACATATTTTAGGTGCAGCAGGAGTTTAAGAAGAGATGGAAAAGATGGAAGCTCACTCAGCACCTTCCCAGTCGGCGTCGTCAGCATCACGGCTCTATCAGCCAAATTGGGTCACCTCACACACAGGTCTCCCTGCTGCCCTCTTCTCCAGGCAGTCTTACGACCACTGGATTCCCTACAGATACTCTGGAGATGTGAAACTAGCTCTGTGTGAGAACTTTTGCTGAAATCTTATACAAACCAAATTTGATTGAAAGTGAACACTTACTGGATAGCTTACTTTTGCCTTTGtgtgctgaataaaaaaaatcttacctGACTGGACGAGGGTAGGTCTTACAACATTTTTTATCTACATCGCGTAGAACTATAAGCAATACCCAGCATTTCGAGATGAATAAAATACTCTCTGACACAGCATATAGATGAGAAAGCATACTTCCTTTAAACGCTAGTGTTTTAACTATTTTGTACATATATTGGATTGAAGGAATATCTTTGGTTTTTAAcaatctttttccattttggcttcatctttgtttaataaataattacatgGTGAAAACTGGTGttgttttgtacatttgtaGTTTGATTTAGATCATTTTAGAGACCGATTAAGGCCAGATCATTTGTACCTAAGAAATTGGTGGTGTACCAGCTATAGCACCATATTAGGCTACTACAAATCCATCAGTCTCATAATCGatcaaaaacaatacaaatgaGGAATTACTTTACTTTTCCAAGTAGCGCTCTCTAAAACAAAGCAGCATACTTGGTTTAACCTGGGCAGTTTAACTCTTATGGAACAAGTTTTTATGTAATTCTCGCCTTCATCTGTATTTTCTTGTGACATAGTCTGGTTTGTGTTCAGTCCAAAAGGTTGCTTTAAGGATATTGGCTTGGCTGTCAGTGCTGGTGCTGGTTTTTGGATCTCTAGAAGTTCCTTCTTTGGATCAACTGTGGCACCAAACTGCTAATGTTAAAGAAGAAAGCTGTCCTAAAAATCAAATCTACTGGGTGAAGCTAATGGCACCTCCACCATgtgcaaagaagaagaaaaaactaaatcttgCAGGTACTTTGAACAAATCAGACAAagcaaatggggaaaaaaaaagattaacccGATCCAGTCTCAAAAGGGTGATCAGAAAACTATGATCCAGTTGGACAAGTGTTCTTGAAGTATTATCAAGTTATTTTTGAGTCTCTTAAATTAACAGTTGGTTACCACTTTAGAGGTCACCAGGGACTGATCCACCAACCAGAAGCCAACTTTGGGTAACATGAGAGCTCGGTTGTGTTATACAGCTAATGACAAATggattctgttatttttttctaaaacgcCTTCTTAAGAcattaagttttaaaaatgtatcactTCAACAATAACAACCATCTCGAATGTTTCTATATTCAACCATTTCAATCATTACCTTGAAAAGACAGATTCACATTAGTTTTACACATAAACGTCACCCTTAAATACCTGTAGATACTTTGATTtacaaatgtaacaaaaatcaGACTATTATATATAAGCTTTTTCATGTGTCACCTTGaaagaaatgtttcacatttatcGGCAGCTTACATATAAACTAAAAGGGCAacagcagaaagaaaacattgtgaaaacactccttgttttgaataaaacatCTAATCAACCGTTGAAAGGAGTGGTTGTTTGGATTAAAATAAAGTTGTGCAAAACCATTAGAAGTTACCTGGAGAAAGAGAGCTGCTGCAGGTCAAAGGCCAAATTGCAGGTGTGTGTATACCCCACAATACATTGAGCTCACATGATGTCTATGAACACagcagttttctgttttttggtttCACAAATAAAGGGTTCATGAAGCTTAAAGTCTTTGAATTACATGCTGAGTCTACCTTGTGTCTACAGGCCAAACAAAAAGCTCTGAAATAGTCCtttctgttttcacatttaaaataaagatttcacaaatcagaaattgtgttttaaataatctgtaaacTGTGTGAAACAGTCCAGTACAGTTTTGACCCCTTTTTCAGTCCCAGATCCTATGTTGGaagaaatttctaaacacatatttaataaattcccCTTACAATTTCACAATATGAAAGCTAGTACATACTGATCGGCCGGCCGATCAATCAGCCCCGATTTCCCTAAATTTGGGTGATGGGTAATCTGCCGATACTTTCATGTGAAACCGATCTCATCTACCTCCGCTAAGGTCTGAAAATCACCCACTGTCCCCCTTTTGCACAGCCGTCAGAGAGGGCTGACTGacagcccccccccccactaGGAAACGTTTGCACATGTACGGTTCACAACTGTTGACATAAgattggaacattgaaggtgtGGTGTGACCTAatgacacctgacagtgtcagaTATAAAGAAAATCTGTATCAGCGAAAATCAgaatcggcaggtcaggctttttaaagacaagAGATCGGCAAGAAAAATGCAATCGGTGCACCCTTAATGAAGGAACAAGCAAACTTGTTTTCCCAGTATTTTTCCTGATAAATTTTACTGTCTCTGTCAAAGAGTCATGCGTTTTGAACAgagtagaaaaaaagaaatagggAAAAAGAACCAAAGACCTGACAAAGGACCTGAAAGAAACATTACCTAATATTCAGTATACACAGCTAAGGACTAAACTGTATCATTATGAATGATTGCTTGTTAAAAAAagtacagataaaaaaaaaaaaaaaacagttgtctTCTTTCTGCCCAAATAACTCAAAGAGCAGTTAGGTGGCTATAAAGGGAAAAATACTTAATAACAAAACGAGAGAACCTTTCAAAAAATGCTTGAAGTATTATATTAAGTTTAATCTTTAGCAAGATACTGTATACAATTGAAGCTCAATCAATTAGAACACACAACAATGTAAGTAATGTacataaaagttaaaggtatatattttttagattccttaaaaagAGTGCTATGTTCTAAATGTTCATtgttaaagaagctggctgttcacagagagCTGTACCAATTATATTAaaggaaagttaagtggaagattaaaaaaaaagtgtggtagaaaatggTCAGAAAGCAAAAGCTGTGAAGCACTTGAACATTTTCATCAACAGTTGAGGTAAGAGACATTAAAACTAGGAAACAGAGAAAAGCTGCAGTTTGTTTTACTGCTTAAAGCTTTTTATGAGCATAAACCTCAAATTGTCT
This DNA window, taken from Girardinichthys multiradiatus isolate DD_20200921_A chromosome 24, DD_fGirMul_XY1, whole genome shotgun sequence, encodes the following:
- the LOC124861731 gene encoding secretin receptor isoform X2 yields the protein MGFFGGKGNIMKKVGLIGVLLLHQGRSSSGCYPHVNLVKDEKKCMKDLILFVEQKAKVNSSVHCKGMWDDLHCWPPASLEETISQPCPDFFNSEGKVHRNCTTDGWTDLLIPYEDACGYTFNESLHFLGEPPDSHLYFSYVKTMYTIGYTLSLITLTIAITIFCLFRDSLLFTNEEFYHCDSYPVACKIVLMFSNYSILANYSWLLVEGHFLFTLVSRSFFSVKKHIAWYILLSWGVPFIIIVCWGCAKFFYEDEGCWETRRHEWIWWILRVPVLLTICVNLSFFLGILRILISKLRMPDAHRSEFSQYMKLIKSTFFLVALFGLHCILFVFLPVEVSSSVFKIWMFAELALSSTQGFVVAVLYCFMNGEVQQEFKKRWKRWKLTQHLPSRRRQHHGSISQIGSPHTQVSLLPSSPGSLTTTGFPTDTLEM
- the LOC124861731 gene encoding secretin receptor isoform X1, producing MGFFGGKGNIMKKVGLIGVLLLHQGRSSSGCYPHVNLVKDEKKCMKDLILFVEQKAKVNSSVHCKGMWDDLHCWPPASLEETISQPCPDFFNSEGKVHRNCTTDGWTDLLIPYEDACGYTFNESLHFLGEPPDSHLYFSYVKTMYTIGYTLSLITLTIAITIFCLFRKLHCTRNHIHIQLFISFILKAMFIFIRDSLLFTNEEFYHCDSYPVACKIVLMFSNYSILANYSWLLVEGHFLFTLVSRSFFSVKKHIAWYILLSWGVPFIIIVCWGCAKFFYEDEGCWETRRHEWIWWILRVPVLLTICVNLSFFLGILRILISKLRMPDAHRSEFSQYMKLIKSTFFLVALFGLHCILFVFLPVEVSSSVFKIWMFAELALSSTQGFVVAVLYCFMNGEVQQEFKKRWKRWKLTQHLPSRRRQHHGSISQIGSPHTQVSLLPSSPGSLTTTGFPTDTLEM